From Plasmodium cynomolgi strain B DNA, chromosome 9, whole genome shotgun sequence:
GTAGTGCCGCCGCGGTGCAGTGTCGCCGCGTTATAGTGTCATCCGTCATGGCAGCGTTATCAGAATTGTCAATTTTTGGTGAGTGTTTAGCACAGATGGGAATTTTCCCAGCTAAGACCATTACAACATTAGCACATTTCAAACTCGATTGGTGCACTCCATTTTATCCTTACGTGGTAAGACATGTTGCTTATGGCTTCCATTTCCTCCTTCGAAATCAGCCCTTCGAAACCGTGGCTACTGCGGCAGGTATCCCTGCTCGCATTGTAGGACCAACCTGTCGTAAATTCATGcatggcgttttttttagaaagagataaaaatggtgaaattgTGATGCGCCTAATTTGGCCAAATTATTATTTGgattctttcccttttttaacctttaGGACACGTTATTGAGTAATCCCTTTCTGCAAAGGGGGTGGGAatgggggaataaaaatgcattttttaaattaagcATCATTTTGGCACCTTCCGCGGGCTTTATGAATGCATCTGTGGAATGCTATCCATTTAGCGCACATCCCATTCGTAACCAACATTGCAGTACTCACGCTGTGTATATTTGTACACACAGAGGAGCTATTTTTAGTTTCCCCTTCGAACGAACTCACCGCATGACTCCTCTTTGCAAGGCCACACCTATGCATTCGTATTCAAAGCAgttagaaaaagaaaattccacatataaatgttttcaaaattgtgtaaGGCATTTTGGTGAGTagttctttttctcccccttggcGCATAAATCTGTTCTACGTGTATCATCTTTATCAGTTGGGGAACTCCTAGCTTACCACTTTACAagctgcacaaaaatgaggaaattaaaaaattaaaaaaaaaaaaatgtaaccaaataaaacaaagcaCTAAGCACAGAAAAGGATCCTATGTGTGCCCCCATTTTATAGAATCTTGAAAGTACCGGAAGAAaactcctccttctccttttttgtgaaggcCCCAAAATCCTGCAAACGAGTGGCAGTTCAACACGGAATTTATGTCCACATCAATGAGGCTTCAAGAACCAATAGTTCATATTTCTACATGCGTGAAAGCAGCCAATCCGTTTACCATTGTCTTGTTGCATCCTCCGGAGTAgtttcttcaaaaaaggggaaaacaaaaataaatgcgaCATTCATTAGCATCTATAGCAACGGTAGTAACTGCTATCATAATTGTTTCAccacatgtatttttttcctttcccttttttaagccTACTCTGGCGCCTCGCACTTTCCCGTGTAAGTCCAATTTTCTGGACAGTCCTTTGAGTAATCCCGTCCGCTATTCCCGCACAACTCATTAAGGCACAGCCAATTCacttcaataaaaaaagaaaagaaaagaaaagaaaagaaaaagatcaTAAATACGAGTAACATTTCACCAATATATGTGCAAATTTTAGagtcttcatttttcctgATTCACCTTTACAGTCCATTCCTATGAgacttttctcctttgcgcTCATGGGTTCAAAAGTCATCAGGTGCGAGCAGGGCCCCGCGTAGTCCCTTTCAcggaagagggggaaaaaatgacagataaaaatggatatatCATATGTATGTACCCAATGGGGTagtttttcccttcttcataACACAAATGTGCACGTGCAACCACACATGTTTTTTGTCGCCCCATTTGATTATCCCCTCACTTGGGAGAGATGCACTGTGTTTCGGATACTTTCTCCCATAGAGAAGGACACTGTTTGGAGTAGTCCCGCAAACATATTTTATCGTGAACGGGATTTTTAGAGAGCCATTTCCCCTCTTCCAAATCGTCCATTAACAACTTTTCCAAACTTGTGGGAATTTTAACATCTAACAAATCGGCACTTAAGGAAGATGGGGCTTTGCTTTCCTCGTAGTGactgaaaaggagaagaagacaaCGATACACTGTCTATCGTAACTCAGTCTAATCgttacacatatgtgtaaatttattttatttttctttcatttctgtctctcattttgttctcttCCCCTGATGAATAACCTCTccaaattttcctttatcttAGCTGCAAacaaaaagtgaataaaatGGGATGAAAAAAGATGAAGTAGAATAGAGTAATCCACAAAGAAATCAGcattaacaattttaatgcGCGTCCCGCAGAACAGCGAAAGGAATAGACAAGCAAACATGTGTAGTCACGCGCGTTTGTTGTTCCCCCTAAAAGATTTGGTGCCCTCCTTTTATGTACCTCCTAATTCCTTTGCTATCCT
This genomic window contains:
- a CDS encoding hypothetical protein (putative), with product MKKVGVVLFILLIKEIISLKICSRRKYPNVENGVYQLDNRGRPIKIVDVNYNHVWELPKGGSVNSYTVVKKNGKVKKFSEGTNIIYGTTKKVNWGRGGEEEEEEIDDENKIKKEIAKRKKLNNIKNVSNVAKNEKDVEQKKKKKLEVPRAMHITAEDVPEEEEANEEEGYGRIAKELGAKIKENLESHYEESKAPSSLSADLLDVKIPTSLEKLLMDDLEEGKWLSKNPVHDKICLRDYSKQCPSLWEKVSETQCISPKDYAGPCSHLMTFEPMSAKEKSLIGMDCKVNWLCLNELCGNSGRDYSKDCPENWTYTGKCEAPENYSGGCNKTMDFGAFTKKEKEEFSSGTFKIL